The following coding sequences are from one Lysinibacillus sp. FSL W8-0992 window:
- the purS gene encoding phosphoribosylformylglycinamidine synthase subunit PurS yields MKKVKIYVTLRESILDPQGSAVQGSLAKMGYGEVEDLRIGKYLELTVGDSARDIDTLVKEMCEKVLTNVVIEDYRYEVEEAN; encoded by the coding sequence ATGAAAAAAGTTAAAATTTACGTAACATTACGTGAGAGTATTCTAGATCCACAAGGTTCAGCAGTACAAGGTTCTTTAGCAAAAATGGGCTATGGTGAAGTAGAAGATTTACGTATCGGTAAATATCTTGAACTAACTGTTGGAGATTCAGCGCGTGATATAGATACTCTAGTTAAAGAAATGTGTGAAAAAGTTTTAACAAATGTAGTAATTGAGGACTACCGTTACGAAGTCGAGGAGGCTAACTAA
- the purQ gene encoding phosphoribosylformylglycinamidine synthase subunit PurQ yields the protein MKFAVLVFPGSNCDIDMYHAIKDELGEEVEYVWHTESDLSGFDGILVPGGFSYGDYLRCGAMANQSNIMAEVKKAADAGKPVLGVCNGFQILTEAGLLPGALLRNKNLKFMCRTIQLKVENNNTLFTNQYEQGQVINIPIAHGEGNYYCDEETLQKLKDNNQIVFTYSGENPNGSLEDIAGIINERGNVLGMMPHPERAVDALVGGADGLAVFKSIVKQWRENHVNN from the coding sequence ATGAAATTCGCAGTACTCGTATTCCCTGGGTCAAACTGTGACATCGATATGTATCATGCGATTAAAGACGAACTAGGTGAAGAAGTAGAATATGTATGGCACACAGAATCAGATTTAAGTGGCTTTGACGGTATTTTAGTACCTGGTGGTTTCTCTTATGGCGACTACTTACGTTGTGGCGCTATGGCAAACCAATCAAACATTATGGCTGAAGTTAAAAAAGCAGCAGATGCTGGTAAGCCCGTATTAGGCGTTTGTAACGGGTTCCAAATTCTTACTGAGGCAGGATTATTGCCTGGTGCTTTACTTCGCAATAAAAATCTTAAATTCATGTGTCGTACTATACAGCTTAAAGTTGAAAACAACAATACATTATTCACAAATCAATATGAGCAAGGTCAAGTAATTAATATTCCAATCGCACACGGTGAAGGCAATTACTACTGTGATGAGGAAACATTACAAAAACTAAAAGATAACAATCAAATCGTGTTCACATACTCAGGAGAAAATCCAAACGGTTCTTTAGAGGATATCGCAGGGATTATTAACGAGCGCGGAAATGTATTAGGAATGATGCCTCACCCAGAAAGAGCTGTCGATGCACTAGTGGGCGGAGCAGACGGTCTAGCAGTATTTAAATCAATTGTGAAGCAGTGGAGGGAAAATCATGTCAACAACTAA
- the purL gene encoding phosphoribosylformylglycinamidine synthase subunit PurL, producing MSTTKFEPTAQQIKDEKLYAGMGMSDEEFAMVEGILGRLPNWTETGLFSVMWSEHCSYKNSKPVLRKFPTKGPQVLQGPGEGAGIVDIGDEQAVVFKMESHNHPSAIEPYQGAATGVGGIIRDVFSMGARPIAMLNSLRFGELKSARGKYLFEEVVAGIAGYGNCIGIPTVGGEIQFDPCYEGNPLVNAMCVGLIDHKDIQRGIAAGVGNTVMYVGAKTGRDGIHGATFASEELTEESENQRPAVQVGDPFMEKLLLEACLEVVKSDALVGIQDMGAAGLTSSSAEMASKAGSGVEMNLDLVPQRETGMTAYEMMLSESQERMLLVVKKGREDEIKAIFDKYDLDAVAIGVVTDDKMLRLLHNGEVVANVPADALAEDAPVYHKPSAEPAYYAEFQAIDNAEPAITDYKETLNALLKAPTIASKEWVYDQYDYQVRTSTVVAPGSDAAVIRVRGTNKGLAMTTDCNSRYIYLDPEVGGAIAVAEAARNIVATGGTPLAITDCLNFGNPEKPEIFWQIEKSADGISAACTALNAPVIGGNVSLYNERSGEAVYPTPTIGMVGLIEDLAHVTTQDVKATGDVVFVIGETKTEFGGSELQKLLNNGVISGKAPAIDLAVEAARQQALLKAIKAGLVQSAHDVAEGGLAVALAETTFGAQGLGIDVTLTGSATTALFSETQTRFVVTVKEENAAAFVETVEGALKIGVVTNDALVKINGDNGVLVEGTVEEFRSNWKGAIPCLLNSEA from the coding sequence ATGTCAACAACTAAGTTTGAGCCAACAGCACAGCAAATTAAAGATGAAAAGCTATACGCTGGAATGGGGATGTCAGACGAAGAATTTGCAATGGTAGAAGGTATTTTAGGCCGTCTACCAAACTGGACAGAGACAGGTCTTTTCTCAGTAATGTGGTCTGAACACTGCTCATACAAAAATTCGAAACCAGTTTTACGTAAATTCCCTACAAAGGGACCACAAGTATTACAAGGTCCTGGTGAAGGTGCAGGTATTGTAGATATTGGTGACGAGCAAGCAGTTGTATTTAAAATGGAATCACATAACCATCCTTCAGCAATCGAGCCTTATCAAGGTGCAGCAACAGGTGTAGGCGGCATTATTCGTGACGTATTCTCAATGGGTGCACGTCCAATCGCAATGCTAAATTCACTACGCTTTGGTGAGTTGAAATCAGCACGTGGTAAATATTTATTTGAAGAAGTTGTTGCAGGTATTGCTGGATATGGTAACTGTATTGGGATTCCAACGGTTGGTGGCGAAATTCAATTCGACCCTTGCTACGAAGGAAATCCACTAGTGAACGCAATGTGTGTTGGTTTAATTGACCACAAAGATATTCAACGCGGTATTGCCGCAGGTGTAGGAAATACAGTTATGTACGTAGGTGCAAAAACTGGTCGTGATGGAATTCATGGTGCGACATTTGCATCTGAAGAATTAACAGAGGAATCAGAAAACCAACGTCCAGCTGTGCAAGTAGGGGACCCATTTATGGAAAAGCTACTACTTGAAGCTTGCTTAGAAGTTGTAAAATCGGATGCTCTAGTTGGTATTCAGGATATGGGTGCTGCGGGTCTTACTTCTTCTTCAGCAGAGATGGCTTCTAAAGCTGGATCTGGTGTAGAAATGAACTTAGATTTAGTACCTCAACGTGAAACAGGCATGACTGCTTACGAGATGATGCTATCCGAATCTCAAGAGCGTATGTTATTAGTTGTGAAAAAAGGTCGCGAAGATGAAATTAAAGCGATTTTCGATAAATATGATTTAGATGCAGTAGCTATTGGTGTCGTTACAGACGATAAAATGCTTCGTTTACTTCACAACGGTGAAGTTGTAGCGAATGTACCAGCGGATGCACTTGCGGAAGATGCGCCAGTTTACCATAAGCCTTCTGCTGAGCCTGCATACTATGCAGAATTCCAAGCAATCGACAACGCTGAGCCAGCTATAACAGATTACAAAGAAACATTAAACGCGCTTTTAAAAGCACCAACAATTGCTTCAAAAGAATGGGTTTATGATCAATATGATTATCAAGTACGTACGTCAACAGTTGTGGCGCCTGGTTCAGATGCTGCAGTTATCCGTGTGCGTGGTACGAACAAAGGTCTTGCGATGACAACAGACTGTAACTCTCGCTACATTTACCTTGATCCTGAAGTGGGCGGTGCCATTGCAGTAGCAGAAGCGGCTCGTAACATTGTGGCAACGGGTGGTACACCACTTGCAATTACAGACTGCTTAAACTTCGGTAATCCAGAGAAGCCAGAAATCTTCTGGCAAATTGAAAAATCTGCCGATGGTATTTCTGCTGCTTGTACAGCATTAAATGCACCAGTAATCGGTGGTAACGTATCACTTTACAACGAACGTTCAGGAGAAGCTGTTTATCCAACACCAACAATTGGTATGGTAGGACTAATAGAAGATTTAGCACATGTAACAACGCAAGATGTAAAAGCTACTGGTGATGTCGTATTCGTTATTGGTGAAACGAAAACTGAATTCGGTGGCTCTGAGCTTCAAAAATTATTAAATAATGGTGTAATCTCAGGAAAAGCACCAGCTATAGACTTGGCTGTGGAGGCAGCCCGCCAACAAGCATTACTAAAAGCGATTAAAGCGGGACTTGTACAATCTGCGCATGACGTAGCAGAGGGTGGACTTGCTGTAGCACTTGCAGAAACTACTTTTGGTGCGCAAGGTCTTGGTATTGATGTAACGTTAACAGGTTCTGCAACAACGGCTCTATTCAGTGAAACACAAACCCGTTTTGTTGTAACTGTCAAAGAAGAAAATGCAGCTGCATTTGTAGAAACAGTAGAAGGTGCACTGAAAATCGGTGTCGTAACGAACGATGCACTTGTTAAAATCAACGGGGACAACGGTGTGCTTGTAGAAGGTACAGTGGAGGAATTCCGTTCTAATTGGAAAGGAGCAATCCCATGCTTGCTGAACTCAGAGGCTTAA
- the purF gene encoding amidophosphoribosyltransferase: MLAELRGLNEECGVFGIWGNPNPAHLSYYGLHALQHRGQEGAGIVVSDGLHLRAVKGEGLVNDVFNEEKLKAVDGKAAIAHVRYTTAGGGGIENVQPLLFHSSTGSLSIAHNGNLVNATHLKQYLERQGSIFHSSSDTEVLAHLIKKSSHSPFRAKVKNALSLLKGAYSFLIMTKDEMLVARDPHGLRPLSLGKLGDGWVVASETCAFDLIGAEFVRSVEPGELLIINDEGVKSDRFANMENRAMCAMEYVYLARPDSDIDGINVHMARKRMGKQLARECAHIEADVVTGVPDSSISAAIGFAEESGIPYELGLIKNRYVGRTFIQPTQELRERGVKMKLSPVVQVVKGKRVVMVDDSIVRGTTSRRIVKMLKDAGAAEVHVVISSPPMTDPCYYGIDTSTHEELIASSHSVDEIREAIGADSITFLSVEGMVETIARPFEDENKGLCLACFTSKYPTEIFPDTILPHEKELLR; encoded by the coding sequence ATGCTTGCTGAACTCAGAGGCTTAAACGAAGAATGTGGGGTGTTTGGTATTTGGGGCAATCCAAATCCAGCACACCTTAGTTATTACGGGCTTCATGCTCTTCAACACCGTGGACAAGAAGGTGCTGGTATCGTCGTTTCTGACGGTCTTCACCTTCGCGCGGTGAAAGGTGAAGGATTAGTGAATGATGTTTTCAATGAAGAGAAGTTAAAGGCAGTGGACGGAAAAGCGGCTATTGCGCATGTTCGTTATACGACTGCTGGTGGTGGCGGTATCGAAAATGTACAGCCATTACTATTTCATTCATCTACAGGTAGCCTTTCAATTGCTCATAACGGTAACTTAGTCAATGCGACACACTTAAAGCAATATCTAGAGCGTCAAGGTAGTATTTTTCACTCTAGCTCAGATACAGAAGTGTTAGCGCATCTTATTAAGAAAAGCTCGCATTCACCATTCCGAGCGAAGGTGAAAAATGCCCTTTCATTACTAAAGGGTGCGTATTCGTTCTTAATTATGACAAAAGATGAAATGCTTGTTGCACGTGATCCACATGGTTTACGTCCATTATCTCTTGGAAAACTAGGAGATGGTTGGGTTGTTGCTTCTGAAACTTGTGCGTTTGATTTAATAGGGGCAGAGTTTGTTCGTTCTGTGGAACCAGGGGAATTATTAATTATAAACGATGAGGGCGTAAAATCTGACCGTTTTGCTAATATGGAAAATCGCGCAATGTGTGCGATGGAATATGTATACTTAGCACGTCCAGATTCTGATATTGACGGTATTAATGTGCATATGGCACGTAAACGTATGGGGAAACAACTTGCACGTGAATGTGCACATATTGAAGCGGATGTCGTAACAGGTGTACCTGATTCAAGTATTTCTGCAGCAATTGGCTTTGCTGAAGAAAGTGGTATTCCGTATGAGTTGGGTTTAATTAAAAATCGTTATGTTGGCCGTACGTTCATTCAACCGACGCAAGAATTACGTGAACGCGGTGTAAAAATGAAGCTTTCACCTGTAGTTCAAGTTGTCAAAGGAAAACGTGTTGTGATGGTAGATGATTCGATTGTACGCGGTACTACTTCACGTCGTATTGTCAAAATGCTGAAAGATGCTGGTGCAGCTGAGGTGCATGTAGTTATTTCTTCTCCACCAATGACTGACCCTTGTTATTACGGCATTGATACTTCGACACATGAAGAACTTATTGCTTCGAGTCATAGTGTAGATGAAATCCGAGAAGCGATCGGTGCTGATTCAATAACATTCCTTTCCGTTGAAGGTATGGTAGAAACGATAGCACGTCCATTTGAGGATGAGAACAAAGGTCTTTGCCTAGCATGCTTTACAAGCAAATACCCAACTGAAATTTTCCCAGATACAATCTTACCACATGAAAAAGAACTTTTACGCTAA
- the purM gene encoding phosphoribosylformylglycinamidine cyclo-ligase — MSKAYEQAGVNIEAGYEAVKRMKSHVERTNRLGVMGTFGGFGGMFDLSELNLKEPVLISGTDGVGTKLKLAFMVDKHDTIGVDCVAMCVNDIVAQGAEPLYFLDYVALGKAEPAKIEQIVKGVADGCVQSGAALIGGETAEMPGLYEEDEYDLAGFAVGACEKSAIVTGENIVEGDVLVGLASSGVHSNGYSLVRKIVFADNGYAVDAVIEGFEDLGPIGEALLVPTKLYAKPVLAALKAADVHGCAHVTGGGFYENLPRMMPEGLATEIDLGSWPVLRIFEFLKEKGQLEDKDLYNVFNMGIGFVLAVPAAEAEKVIATAQANGEKAYKIGRVVKGEGVVFNGSHDGSLV, encoded by the coding sequence ATGTCAAAGGCATATGAACAAGCAGGTGTAAATATTGAAGCAGGCTACGAAGCTGTAAAACGAATGAAGTCTCACGTTGAACGTACAAATCGACTAGGTGTGATGGGTACGTTTGGTGGCTTTGGTGGTATGTTTGACTTGTCAGAACTAAATCTTAAAGAACCTGTTCTCATTTCAGGTACAGATGGTGTTGGGACAAAATTAAAATTAGCATTTATGGTAGACAAGCACGATACAATTGGCGTGGACTGTGTTGCTATGTGTGTAAATGATATCGTAGCGCAAGGTGCAGAGCCACTTTACTTTTTAGATTATGTGGCACTTGGTAAAGCAGAGCCAGCGAAGATCGAACAAATCGTGAAAGGTGTTGCAGATGGTTGTGTACAATCCGGTGCTGCCTTAATCGGTGGTGAGACTGCTGAGATGCCTGGCCTTTATGAAGAAGATGAGTATGATTTAGCAGGGTTCGCTGTAGGCGCATGTGAAAAATCGGCAATCGTAACAGGTGAAAATATCGTCGAAGGTGACGTGCTTGTTGGATTAGCTTCAAGTGGTGTCCATTCAAACGGCTATTCATTAGTACGTAAAATTGTTTTCGCTGACAACGGCTATGCAGTAGACGCAGTTATTGAAGGCTTCGAAGATTTAGGACCAATTGGTGAAGCGCTTCTAGTACCGACTAAGTTATATGCAAAACCAGTACTTGCAGCATTAAAAGCAGCTGACGTTCATGGTTGCGCACACGTAACAGGTGGCGGCTTCTATGAAAACCTTCCACGTATGATGCCAGAGGGCTTAGCAACAGAAATTGACTTAGGTTCTTGGCCAGTTCTTCGTATTTTCGAATTTTTAAAGGAAAAAGGTCAGCTTGAGGACAAAGATTTATACAATGTTTTCAATATGGGTATTGGTTTCGTGTTGGCTGTACCAGCAGCAGAAGCAGAGAAAGTAATTGCTA